Proteins encoded within one genomic window of Gadus macrocephalus chromosome 16, ASM3116895v1:
- the LOC132474712 gene encoding uncharacterized protein LOC132474712, producing MPKHCAYGLCKTDSRYPKSLEGGVVFFPFPKPKTQYEKCREWIKKCGRPQSQMNVSTITKNTYICSKHFVNGQPTHDFPNPIAALPGSVRTREHQGGCRRSPRKRIRCDQPETNTSFSTEDTSLQCDLTNNSEDLDNQEELSLQPSREANQEELRTLQDALTAQKQEIISLRVKLEAKDRELHLQKCTDLNPEILNISHVPDYFQYCTGFTYDQFNVLCNLFSIPTDPDAPQTHIPLTYKKIDNEISKLTLRSQLLLTLMKFRQNWDHKDLAFRFKIRLQSVSTLINSWVDYMFEILGKLSVWPHRDVISENMPAKFKEQFPNTFAILDGTELKIEKPSSLVLQSQTYSTYKSTNTLKSLVACDPRGALIYVSALFTGSISDKEIFNRSNIIDVLKGCVQCGYLNVGDGLMVDKGFLIEKEVEEIGLKLNIPPFARANRQMPHADVDLTKKIAKHRVHVERAIAKIILF from the exons ATGCCGAAGCACTGTGCCTATGGGTTGTGCAAAACGGACAGCCGATACCCAAAGAGTTTGGAGggtggtgttgttttttttccattccCGAAACCCAAAACTCAATACGAGAAATGCCGTGAGTGGATCAAAAAGTGTGGGAGGCCCCAATCGCAGATGAATGTCTCGACGATAACCAAGAACACTTACATTTGCTCCAAG CATTTTGTTAATGGACAGCCGACACACGACTTCCCCAATCCCATTGCTGCTCTCCCGGGGTCAGTTCGTACGCGGGAGCATCAGGGGGGTTGCCGGAGGTCTCCACGGAAAAG AATCAGGTGTGACCAGCCGGAAACGAACACCTCATTCTCCACCGAGGACACATCACTACAGTGTGACTTGACCAACAACAGCG AAGATCTCGACAACCAAGAGGAACTGAGTCTGCAACCAAGCCGTGAAGCCAACCAAGAGGAATTGAGAACTCTTCAGGATGCATTAACTGCACAAAAGCAGGAGATAATTAGTCTGAGGGTTAAGCTTGAGGCAAAGGACAGGGAACTCCACCTTCAGAAGTGCACAGACTTAAACCCTGAGATATTGAACATAAGCCATGTGCCTGATTATTTCCAATACTGCACAGGTTTTACCTATGACCAGTTTAATGTCTTGTGTAATTTGTTTTCCATTCCAACTGACCCAGatgcaccacaaacacacattccacTGACATATAAAAAGATTGATAATGAGATCTCAAAACTTACGCTGCGCAGTCAATTGTTACTGACACTGATGAAATTTAGACAAAATTGGGACCACAAAGATTTGGCATTCCGCTTCAAGATTCGTTTACAAAGTGTCAGCACTTTGATAAACTCCTGGGTGGACTATATGTTTGAAATTCTAGGGAAATTGTCTGTTTGGCCACACAGGGACGTTATTTCAGAGAATATGCCAGCTAAATTTAAGGAACAATTTCCGAACACCTTTGCCATTCTAGATGGCACAGAACTTAAAATTGAGAAACCTAGTTCACTAGTGTTGCAGAGTCAGACTTACTCCACCTACAAGTCTACAAACACCCTTAAGTCTCTGGTGGCATGTGATCCACGAGGTGCCCTCATTTATGTGTCTGCCCTCTTCACTGGATCCATTTCAGACAAGGAAATATTCAATAGGAGCAACATCATTGATGTTTTGAAGGGGTGTGTTCAGTGTGGCTACCTAAATGTAGGAGATGGATTGATGGTTGATAAGGGTTTCCTAATAGAGAAAGAAGTTGAGGAGATTGGCTTGAAACTTAACATTCCACCTTTTGCAAGAGCAAACAGACAGATGCCACATGCAGATGTTGATCTGACAAAAAAAATAGCCAAGCACAGGGTCCATGTTGAAAGAGCTATTGCGAAGATAATTCTTTTTTAA